The sequence GCAAAAGCTGCCGGTAATCTGAAGTTGAAGCACCTGCTGGCCTCGGTCGAAAGTAAGGTGCCGCAGAAGACTGAGGCGAATCTCCAGGCGGTCAAACTCGCCTACGGATCGGTAGTACATTGTGAGTAAATTCGTTGCCTTCAAGACGATGTCGGAGATGCCGGAACTGCCGGTCAGTCAGGCTCGCATGTCGTGGAACAAGACCGGTTCCTGGCGCTCCAGCACACCGGGACACCAGGGCAAGCTACCGCCCTGCAATTTCAACTGTCCAGCCGGTGAAGACATTCGCGGCTATCTTGACCTGATGAAAAAGGGAAAGGTATCCGACGCTTTCAAACTGCTTACCAAAGCGAACCCGCTGCCTGCTGTCTGTGGGAATGTCTGCTATCATCCCTGCCAGACCAACTGCAACCGCCACAATTTCGATACCGAGCTGCAAATCCGGTCAGTAGAACGTTTGATTGGCGACTGGGGTATCGAGACCGGCTTTCGACCGACGCTGCCTGCCACCGGCTCGAAGAGAGTTGCTGTCATCGGCGCCGGCCCGGCCGGTTTGGCGGCCGCCCACTACCTCAGACAGAGCGGCGTGAACGTGGTTCTCTACGACGAGAACAAAAAACCGGGTGGTATCCTACAGTATGGTATCCCATCATACCGTCTGGACAAAGATGTACTGAAAGCGGAACTCGATCGCGTTCTTGACGGCGTCGAGTTCAAAGGTAACTTGCGGCTGGGGTCCGACTTTGACCTGGCTTCGCTGGCCGAATTCGATGCCATCTTTCTGGCCACCGGCGCACATACATCCAAACGGATGTATGCCGAGGGGGAAGACCTGCCCGGGGTCGAGTCCGGACTTGGCTTTCTCAAACGTGTTAATTCGGGCGAATCTGTTCAGTTTGAAGGCAAACAGGTGTTGGTTGTCGGGGGCGGCAACACCGCCTGCGATGTGGCCCGGACCGCCTACCGCCTGGGGGGCAGCGTGACTGTGGCCTATCGACGGACCGAGCATGAAATGCCGGCCTTTGCCGAAGAGGTCGAACAAATGAAAACAGAACCTATCGACCTTGAGTTTCTGGTGGCGCCTTTCAGGCTGACGCCAACCACTGATGGTCGGTTATGCGTGGCTTGTCACCGGATGGAGTTGGGGGAGCCGGACGACGATGGTCGCCGCAGGCCGGTTGTCATCGATGGCGCCGACTTTGATATTACCGTTGATGTTGTTTTCACCGCTATCGGTGAGGACCCAGATCTCAGTGCGGCCGCCGGATTGGATTATGACTCAAGCGGCTCACTTGATTTGTCGCAGGTTGATCCGCAACTGCGTGACAAACTGTTTATCGGGGGTGACATCCTGCCTCAGCCGCGAACAGTGCCGCACGCCGTGGCCTCGGGCCGTTTGGCCTCAGAGCAGATAAACGCCTTCCTGCAAGGTGTACAGGTGGCAAAGCCGTCAGCAGTTGCCGAGGTGGCCACCGAGGAGGATGTCAATTTCGCGTACTTCACCCGGCTCAACGCCGCGCAACGAGCCAGTTTGTCCTCAGGACAAGGTATCTCATCGGATAAGGCAGCGGCCACCGACGAAGCCAACCGCTGCTTATCGTGCGGCGTATGCTTTGAGTGTGACAACTGCTACAATTTCTGCCCCGATCTGGCTGTCGTGCGTACGCCCGACGGATACCAGGCCAATCTTGACTACTGCAAAGGTTGCGGCATCTGTGCCAAAGAGTGTCCCTCCGGCACGCTCGGTATGCAGGGAGGTCGGGTGGCATGAAACAAGTCATGTCCGGCAACGAAGCGGTCTCAAAGGCGGTCAAGCTCTCTCGCGTACAGGTCATCTCGGCCTATCCAATTACACCCCAGACTACGATCTCTGAGAAACTGTCGGAGATATGCGGCTCCGGTGAGTTGGATGCTCGATTTGTCAAAGTTGAATCGGAACACTCGGCTATGGCCACGCTGATCGGCGCGGCCTCGACCGGTGTGCGATCATTCACGGCAACCTCGGCTCAGGGTCTGGCTCTTATGCACGAGCTTTTGTTCTGGGCATCGGGTGCGCGGTTGCCGATCGTGATGGTCGATGTCAACCGGGCTATGGCAGCGCCGTGGACTATCTGGTGCGACCAGACCGATTCGGTGGCCCAGCGCGATACCGGCTGGATGCAGTTTTACTGTTGGTCCAACCAGGAGATTCTGGACACTGTTATATGTTCGTTCAAGATTGCCGAACAGCTTCTGGTGCCAACGATGATTTGCTTCGATGGTTTTTTCATCTCGCACACGCACGAAGCCGTCGACTTGCCCAGTCAGAAACTTGTAGATAGCTTTCTGCCGCCGCGTCGCGCCGAATACAGGCTCGACACCGACGAACCGCGCACCTTCTCAGGTGGCACCATGCCCAACATGTTTATGGAGTTTCGTCACAAACTGCACTCGGCTTTCGAACGGGCACAAACTGTCATTGATGAAACCTACGCCCAGTTTGAAGGTTCCTTCGGTCGATCCTATCAGGCGGTGGAACCGTATTTCACCGAGGAAGCCGAGAGCACTCTTATCGTTACCGGCTCGGCCGCCTCGACGGCCTTTCACACCGTTCGGAAGCTGCGCGAACGGGGCCGCAAGGTCGGCCTTCTCAGGCTGCGGCAACTCAGACCATTCCCGGCTGAGGCGTTGTGCGCACAGATGAAAAACGACTCGGCTATCGCCGTGTTGGATCGCAATCTGTCCCCGGGGACCGGTGGCGTCTTTGCTCAGGAAGTGCGAGCTGCCCTTAGTCGCAACGATGTCGGTAAACAGGTGCATGAATTCGTGGCCGGCCTGGGCGGGCGGGACATTACCGTTAGCGATATTGAACGCATATTTGACGATCTTGAAAACAACAGCGCGAACTCGACGGATATTAATTGGGTGGGGCTGAACCAATGAACGACAGGCCCGACTACGAGTTCTGCGCCGGTCACGATTTCTACGGACACACCGCCTGTCCCGGTTGTGGTGAAAAGATACTTTTTCGCCATGTTCTGGACGTCCTCGGTCCGGACACCATGGTGGTGGCCCCGGCCGGTTGTGGCGCGGTGACCGACGGCGTCTTTCCGCATTCGCTGTCGCCGGTGCCCTACCTGCACGTGCCCTTCGGTGCTACTCCCTCGGCGGCCGCCGGAGTTCGGGCCGGATTGGAAATGTCGGGGCGCAGTCATGTCACCGTGCTGGCCTGGGCTGGAGACGGTGCAACGTTTGACATCGGCATGGGCGCCCTGTCGGCAATTGCCGAACGAAACGAGAATGTTCTCTATGTTTGCTACGATAACGAAGCTTACATGAACACTGGTATGCAACGAAGCTCGGCCACGCCGCAGGGAAGCTGGACCACGACCACCCCGGCCGCAAGGCTGAAAGACGAACCGAAGAAAGATATCGACGCCATCATGGCCGCCCATCGCATCCCATACCTGGCCACCGGATCACCTGCCTACCTGGATGATCTCAAAGCGAAGGTACAACGTGCGAAGGATATCCAGGGCCTGCGTTTTCTCCACTTATACTCCCCATGTCCCCCCGGCTGGAAGTCCGACCCGGCCGACAGTATTGCGATAGCGCGCATGGCTGTGGAGTCTAATGTTTTCCCGCTCTATGAACTCTACGACGGTGAACGATTCCGTCTCACCCACGAATCCGAGTCGGTTCCGCTGGAGGAATACCTAAAGCTCCAGGGACGATTTCGATTCATGTCGGATGAGGATGCAAAGGCGATGCAGGATTCTGTCGAACGCTCCTTTGCGGGCATGGTGGCGCGACACGATAAGTCAAAAGTGAAGCAAGTGTAAGGAAGTACTCATGGCTGACAAACCGTCCAAAGAAGAACTGATCTACGACTGGAATCGATACGACAAGTTCAGATTCCGATATAAGGAAGGCCTCGAATTCGACGACGAGACACTTCGTGATGGGCTCCAGTCGCCCTCGATCACCGATCCCAGTATCGAAGAGAAGCTTGAGCTTCTGGAGCTGATGGAAGGACTGGGCATTCAATGCGCCGACATCGGGCTGCCCGGCTCCGGACCGCGGGCACAGGCGGATATTGCCGCCATGGTAAACCACATCGTCAAGAACAAGATGAAGCTGCGACCCAACTGCGCGGTGCGAACGGTCAAGGCTGATATCACGCCGCTGATCGAGGTTTCGCAGAAAACCGGTTACCCTATTGAAGCCTGCTCGTTCATTGGGTCCTCGCCCATTCGCCAATACGCCGAGGGCTGGACGATTGAGAAAATGGTGCAACTCACCGAGGATGCGGTCAGCTATGCCGTCGAGAACAAGCTGCCGGTTATGTATGTCACCGAAGACACCACACGCGCCGACCCGGAGACATTGAGGCGGCTCTTCACAGCGGCCATCAACGCAGGGGCCGAACGAATCTGCGTCTGTGACACGGTGGGACATGTGACGCCCATTGGAGTTCACTACTTGATGAAATTCGTCAAGAAACTGGTCAAGGCCATCAAGCCGGAAATCAAGATAGACTGGCACGGTCATTCCGACCGCGGGCTGGCCCTCCCCAACACTATGGCCGCGATCGGACAGGGGGCCGATCGGGTACACGCCACCGCTCTCGGTATCGGCGAGAGGGTCGGTAACACGGCCATGGATCTCTTGTTGATCAACCTAAAGCTCGAAGGAATTATCGACAGTGACCTCACCGGGTTGGCCCAGTATTGCAGGCTCGCCTCGAAGGCGTGCGATGCACCTATTGCATGGAACTATCCGGCCATGGGTCGTGACGCTTTTCGAACCTCCACCGGCGTGCATGCAGCAGCCATAATCAAAGCCCAGAACAAGGGGCATGACTACCTGGCCGACCGCGTTTACTCGGGCGTTCCGGCTGAGATGGTGGGGCTTAAACAAGTGATCGAGATCGGTTTTATGTCAGGAGTCTCCAATATCGTGTGGTGGCTCAAGATGAGAGGGATCGAACCGGACAAGAAACTTGTCGATGAGATCTTCAAAGCGGCCAAGCAACACAACCGCGTCCTCACAGAAGACGAACTTGAGGAACTGGTGAAGTTCCGTTCGTATGAAAAGGACGATGTACCGCTTGATACTCTTTCCAAATGGGATGAACAGATTGCATCCAAGACAGATGAGCCGGAGTAAGGCGCCGATGGCGATCATGTCTCCAAGTATTAATGTTATGACACCTAATTGACACAATGGATACCCAATGGGATATACGATAGCAGAAAAAATCCTGGCCGAACATGCCGGGTGCGAAGTGACCCCGGGCCAAATCGTCAACGTCCCGGTCGACATGGCCATGGCCAATGAATTGTCGGCCGCATTGGCCATCAAAGAACTGAACAACTGGGGCATCGACAAGTTGGCCGACTCGGACAAAGTCTGCCTGATTCCGGATCATTTTTCGCCGGCCAAAGATATCAACGCGGCCGGAATCGCACGGGTGGTGCGCGACTTTGCACGCAAGCACGATGTGAGGTGGTATCTCGAAGTGGGACGAGCCGGGATCGAACATGCTGTGCTGCCGATGGAAGGGATCATCATGCCGGGACAGATAATGGTCGGCGGCGACTCGCACACCTGCACGGCCGGCGCCGTTAACAGCTTTT comes from Candidatus Zixiibacteriota bacterium and encodes:
- a CDS encoding FAD-dependent oxidoreductase codes for the protein MSKFVAFKTMSEMPELPVSQARMSWNKTGSWRSSTPGHQGKLPPCNFNCPAGEDIRGYLDLMKKGKVSDAFKLLTKANPLPAVCGNVCYHPCQTNCNRHNFDTELQIRSVERLIGDWGIETGFRPTLPATGSKRVAVIGAGPAGLAAAHYLRQSGVNVVLYDENKKPGGILQYGIPSYRLDKDVLKAELDRVLDGVEFKGNLRLGSDFDLASLAEFDAIFLATGAHTSKRMYAEGEDLPGVESGLGFLKRVNSGESVQFEGKQVLVVGGGNTACDVARTAYRLGGSVTVAYRRTEHEMPAFAEEVEQMKTEPIDLEFLVAPFRLTPTTDGRLCVACHRMELGEPDDDGRRRPVVIDGADFDITVDVVFTAIGEDPDLSAAAGLDYDSSGSLDLSQVDPQLRDKLFIGGDILPQPRTVPHAVASGRLASEQINAFLQGVQVAKPSAVAEVATEEDVNFAYFTRLNAAQRASLSSGQGISSDKAAATDEANRCLSCGVCFECDNCYNFCPDLAVVRTPDGYQANLDYCKGCGICAKECPSGTLGMQGGRVA
- the porA gene encoding pyruvate ferredoxin oxidoreductase — its product is MKQVMSGNEAVSKAVKLSRVQVISAYPITPQTTISEKLSEICGSGELDARFVKVESEHSAMATLIGAASTGVRSFTATSAQGLALMHELLFWASGARLPIVMVDVNRAMAAPWTIWCDQTDSVAQRDTGWMQFYCWSNQEILDTVICSFKIAEQLLVPTMICFDGFFISHTHEAVDLPSQKLVDSFLPPRRAEYRLDTDEPRTFSGGTMPNMFMEFRHKLHSAFERAQTVIDETYAQFEGSFGRSYQAVEPYFTEEAESTLIVTGSAASTAFHTVRKLRERGRKVGLLRLRQLRPFPAEALCAQMKNDSAIAVLDRNLSPGTGGVFAQEVRAALSRNDVGKQVHEFVAGLGGRDITVSDIERIFDDLENNSANSTDINWVGLNQ
- a CDS encoding thiamine pyrophosphate-dependent enzyme, yielding MNDRPDYEFCAGHDFYGHTACPGCGEKILFRHVLDVLGPDTMVVAPAGCGAVTDGVFPHSLSPVPYLHVPFGATPSAAAGVRAGLEMSGRSHVTVLAWAGDGATFDIGMGALSAIAERNENVLYVCYDNEAYMNTGMQRSSATPQGSWTTTTPAARLKDEPKKDIDAIMAAHRIPYLATGSPAYLDDLKAKVQRAKDIQGLRFLHLYSPCPPGWKSDPADSIAIARMAVESNVFPLYELYDGERFRLTHESESVPLEEYLKLQGRFRFMSDEDAKAMQDSVERSFAGMVARHDKSKVKQV
- a CDS encoding LeuA family protein, whose product is MADKPSKEELIYDWNRYDKFRFRYKEGLEFDDETLRDGLQSPSITDPSIEEKLELLELMEGLGIQCADIGLPGSGPRAQADIAAMVNHIVKNKMKLRPNCAVRTVKADITPLIEVSQKTGYPIEACSFIGSSPIRQYAEGWTIEKMVQLTEDAVSYAVENKLPVMYVTEDTTRADPETLRRLFTAAINAGAERICVCDTVGHVTPIGVHYLMKFVKKLVKAIKPEIKIDWHGHSDRGLALPNTMAAIGQGADRVHATALGIGERVGNTAMDLLLINLKLEGIIDSDLTGLAQYCRLASKACDAPIAWNYPAMGRDAFRTSTGVHAAAIIKAQNKGHDYLADRVYSGVPAEMVGLKQVIEIGFMSGVSNIVWWLKMRGIEPDKKLVDEIFKAAKQHNRVLTEDELEELVKFRSYEKDDVPLDTLSKWDEQIASKTDEPE